The window AGTCTTATCTCAAGAATTGTTGACAACAGCTCACGGTCATTTTTGTTCAATTGCAGGTGATGAATTCCATGGGTTGGTAGAAACTTCGAATGGTACCACCAGTCACCAACACCCCCTAGACCAGAGCAAACTATCGAGTCGTGTGGACAGAAGCTGCAGTTTCCAGCGTAGCACTGTATAGTAGCTGCTCTTATTGCCGGTAAGCGATTTACTACTTCTTCTGTCAGTCCATTTCCATCGGTTCAAAGTTTCTCTATGATGGCGCTACATCTGGCCTTGATATCTTTACCCAGAGCGGAAATGGCTTGTTGTCTGGCACTGCCTGTCAGTTTTTTGCCTTCGAATActgtctggctccagttggaaGTCCGGGCTTTTCTCACTTGCCTGCTGCCAAGATGATGCGGATCTGCCTGGCGGTTGACACTCCAGGCATAGCCTAGCTTATCATAGAAGTCATTCATTCCCAGACGAGCTGCTGTATCTTCATCAGTTGTCAGTGTGCGGACAAGTAGATCTTCATTTGACAACTGCTCAGCAATGTCATATGCCATTTTTCTTTCAGAATGAGGCTGCATGTATGATATTGTTGCTGTGCATTCAGCATGGCCACCAGGACAAGTTATGTCGAACCCCTTGCTCCTCAGATAGGCACCTGTCCAGCAGAGTTTATTTTGTACAGCTAGTCCCACTATATACTTGTAGCTTGTATGGTTTTCAGTGGCAACTCCATAGGCTTGTGAAGCTGCCTGCCCAGGTTTGTAAGAAGACACCATTCTTGTTGCATTATAGCGGCCATCAAAGTACAGGTCTAGAAGTTGCGGGTTCTGATGTCCTTGTTCCAGATTATGCTGAATGACTAGCTGCCTTTTTGCTGCCATGTCCTCCTCATTCAGCTTGACAGTGTTGAGGCTGGCAGCATTCAGTAAAGTTTGCATGTTGCTTCTAGCTGGTGGTGGTATGTCCATAGATGTTAAGAGCAAGTTCACTTTTTCTATTCCGATGGCAGTATCCTGAAGGGCAGGAGCAAGTAACATGTTAATTGCTGCTCCTTTGCCGTCCCGACGTTTTTTATATGTTCCCATTTTATTTGAGAGGAAATGGCAAGAATTACACTTGAACTGCAGTTTGAGCCTAGTCCATATTTCTCTTCCTTGTGCAGTGAGATATTTAACTGTTTACACTTTCCAGAACTATGTTGCTGATACACACTGTTCATAAGGTAAATTAGTTGGTCCAGATTCACAACCCTGTTCCCTAATGGTTCACATTCCATTTTCAGATCAGCTGTCGTGGTCGAAGTTCGGGTTTCTTTGGGCAGCCCCTATCCAGCTGGTCTTCATTTACAGCTGAACTACATCCAGGATCGGTTGCAGCCTTAGAAGGAAGAAGGTAAGCAGGTGATTTCTTATTTCCTGGCTTGAAATGTCCGCCAGCAGCACGGCGCCTTAAGTTTGCCCTTTGCCATGTTGAATTCTATACAGTTGATGTAAGATTTTGATGCTGTCTGCTTAAAGACTGGCAGTATTGTAAGTAGAAGTCTTTTTTGTGCCATTATTAACACATTCAGGTTGTTTTTTCAAGGATAATATATGCTTATCCAGCTATCAGAAAGTCTGTTTGAAGTGCATCATGAAGAGGTGTTAAGTCTTAGATAATCACTTTTGATCTTAATTGATATTATTAGTAAATAGTGTGGTGTATGGGTGTGTTTTACTTTCAGATATTAGTTCAGTAATCCTAATTGGTCTCAGTCATGGAATTTTGtcctttaaatctttaaaatatcaatttattttcattttagttagcaaattctgtatttttaaataaaaatgtcttattttttttagtaatttcttATTTGATATATAAGTTTACAGAAAAAATAGGCATACTGTTATATAAAATTCTACAAGACAGCCGGTGACACCAACTTTATTTCATAAGAATCCATCAAAAAAATTTCAAGATATGACAATTTTCCTAATGTGTCTATTTTTCACTTGAAATACGGTTTCCGAGCCAATTTGTCCGCAGAGTAAGCCTCATGTTTAAAGTGTTACTACGGTACAGATTTAGTTTGTGGTGAGAATGCCTTGTTGAGTATTTCTTGCAATACCCTAATTTACTAGAATATGGGTAAAAAATTTGGCTTAATTCAATTTTGGTTAGTTATATGGaaaagttaattttgaatatcTCAGCAACCAAAGGGTATACAGCTTAtgaacttcacacactagtagctgataacaataaaaaccagtggctaaaaggattttatcaaggtttgtgaaattttaattttattgaatttttaaaatttaatagttaattttatttaaattaagtaCAGTCATCTCCCTTTGATTATTCAGTCGTCTGCAACAGCGCAAAGACTTTCAAGAAGAAAAAGGACTATTAACCGGGCTATATAAGAGAAAatcatacagattttattaattttaaaagaaatagagaaaaattaatttgtttactttttaaaaaaatcactatttttgtgtATCAGTTTTTCGAACAGTTTTTTTAGGAT of the Mercenaria mercenaria strain notata unplaced genomic scaffold, MADL_Memer_1 contig_2651, whole genome shotgun sequence genome contains:
- the LOC128552381 gene encoding uncharacterized protein LOC128552381; the protein is MGTYKKRRDGKGAAINMLLAPALQDTAIGIEKVNLLLTSMDIPPPARSNMQTLLNAASLNTVKLNEEDMAAKRQLVIQHNLEQGHQNPQLLDLYFDGRYNATRMVSSYKPGQAASQAYGVATENHTSYKYIVGLAVQNKLCWTGAYLRSKGFDITCPGGHAECTATISYMQPHSERKMAYDIAEQLSNEDLLVRTLTTDEDTAARLGMNDFYDKLGYAWSVNRQADPHHLGSRQVRKARTSNWSQTVFEGKKLTGSARQQAISALGKDIKARCSAIIEKL